From the genome of Latilactobacillus curvatus JCM 1096 = DSM 20019:
TCTTAGTTTTTTCTAAAATAGCGGCGTTAGAAGTATTAATATCCCGTTGTGCCATTTGGTCAGCCACAATACCGTCAACGTTAACTGCATCGTCAATGTCTTCTTGTGAGATTGCTAAGGCGCCACGACGAGTTTGAATCTTATAATCAACTTTATTGAATTTAGGCTTAGCTAATTCTGGATTCTTTTCTAATTCTTCAACTGTTGGGAATACTTCACTAACGTTTTCTAAAACTGGGTAAGTCCCACTCATAGTTGTTACTGGAATCACATCAACGAATTGTCGTAAATCAACAACTGTTTTGAGTTCTTTTTCAGCAGAGTAAACAATATCTTTTGGTAGAATTGCTTCATTATCTACAGTTGTTAAACCTGCGCGAATTTCGCCTTTTGATGCGATATAGTGGCGTAATAAGTCGCGTTGTTCTGTTGGTTCATCTGTTTTAACTTCTTTTTTAGCGCCTGTTTCAATCTTGCGTTGTTCAGCAATACTCTTTAAATCTGTAAGTGTGTCACGCTTTTCAGCTAATGCTTTCTTACCGTCGTCTAACGTTTTCTTGAGTGATCGAACTTCTTCAAGTTTGCCGTCTTCCGCAAATTTGTTGGCTGATTCTAGATCAGTATTGAATTTTGTTTCTAAGTCTCGAATTTCTGCTTCGAGTGCTTTAATTTTTTCGTTTAGCATTTAAATGCCTCCTAATTTTTTGTACAAAAAAAGAGCTTAAATAGTCATAAGCTCCAGTTCTGCTTTTAATTTGTCTAATTCTGATGTCTTTTGTTTAATAAATCGCTGTGCAACCGACACATCTGTGTCTTTGTATGCAGGAATTGGAGTAAGAGTAATTTCATACAATTCCCCAATTTTTAAAACATCGCGCCGATACACAGTGCTTGATGTGTCCCACTTATCTTCGTTAACTGTAAATCCAAAAGAACAGCCTTGAATATTACCATTGCGCACATTCTCGTAGGTATCACGTCCAATACTGGTATCTGGCAAACTTGCCTTAAAATGTAAGCCAGCATCATCTAGCGTTAACTCAAGCGTATTAGCGATTGTTCGGCAAAGTACCGCGTTATAATCATGGTTAAATAGCATGAACACGTCTCTTAAATCCACACCATCAAAAGCGTGTGGGTCTACTTTTTCAATAAAGCCGCCCAAATCTTCGCTGTCACGGTTAAAAACTACCGCCGTACCACTTACTGTTCTTGTTTCATCATCACTAGCGGTTAGGTCAGTATTAATCGCTCTTGTTTCCAGTTTTGGCATTCGTATCACCCCCTTTCAATGTTAAATGTGCCTCATCAAGTGGGATATAGTTGCTCATCACATAGTAGTGATGCTGGTCGGAATCAGGCTGATAGCCTAAACGTTTGCGATATTCGTCATGATTAATCCCGCCGTTTTGCCACATTTTGATTGATTCTTCAATATTTGTCTTCGTATCCAATTTGAGTAAGCGACTTACATCGAATTCAAAGTGAAGTTTCAACCTGTCTTTAAAGTCGAGCAGTTTTACGTTATTTTCCGAGTTAAAAACTGAAAAATAATGATCTAATGAATTTTGAATGTAATCCAAATTCTCTTGAACCACCGAAGTATGAGCTGACTCGATTCCTAGTTTTGACGTAGGGATAGAAAATGCCTTAGCAATCTGCTTAGTAGAATATTGGTTCGAATTAATAAGCTTTAAAACAGACGTGTCAACTTCAATTTGTGTGTAGTCCATCGTAGTATCTAAAACAGTCACACCTGTGTCGTCATTATTTGACGCAATGAACTTATTTTTAATGGCTTTAGCTGCTTCTGGTGCTAGATCGGCCTTATCAATCTTTAAGGTTCCCCGACTGTGTAGCCCGGAATTGAAAAAATTCATTAGCATCCGGTTACCAGAGTCTTGCACTTCAACTTCATTTCTAAGTGAGTGGAGTGGTGAGATACCAACAATCCCATTAGTTGAGAAGTATTTATAGTGCAGAATATCGGCAGCCGCTAATTCGTACTCTCGAGCGTCATCATCATTAATCTTGTAAGTTAGAACATCGTTTTCATCTCGGTAAATAGTGACCCATGACGGCTTAATCAACCGCAATTCAAGTGGCTTACCCTGTTTATCTCGGTAAACACGTGCATAGGCATTCCCTGATAACAATAAGTTGGCAGCTAGCGCGAACTTAAACGTCCAAGCTGTCATCGTCTCATTTGGCTTAACGTTCAATAAGTAAT
Proteins encoded in this window:
- a CDS encoding phage major capsid protein, coding for MLNEKIKALEAEIRDLETKFNTDLESANKFAEDGKLEEVRSLKKTLDDGKKALAEKRDTLTDLKSIAEQRKIETGAKKEVKTDEPTEQRDLLRHYIASKGEIRAGLTTVDNEAILPKDIVYSAEKELKTVVDLRQFVDVIPVTTMSGTYPVLENVSEVFPTVEELEKNPELAKPKFNKVDYKIQTRRGALAISQEDIDDAVNVDGIVADQMAQRDINTSNAAILEKTKTMTAKTISSFDDIKKMLNVDLDPAYSKVIIASQTFFNWLDTLKDNNGRYLLQDSITSASGKVLSGNVPVAVVPDTQLGKQGDSVAFVGDLKRAVKFFDRKQLSLRWMDNDIYGQYLAGVMRFDTQVADTKAGFFVTQGDGEPSPKA
- a CDS encoding phage portal protein → MGFFKPVNNENYNTMQSIIAGKQSPNYVSISCLRNSDVFTAVKVVSQDIATNPIKLIRDDDNVISDDLNYLLNVKPNETMTAWTFKFALAANLLLSGNAYARVYRDKQGKPLELRLIKPSWVTIYRDENDVLTYKINDDDAREYELAAADILHYKYFSTNGIVGISPLHSLRNEVEVQDSGNRMLMNFFNSGLHSRGTLKIDKADLAPEAAKAIKNKFIASNNDDTGVTVLDTTMDYTQIEVDTSVLKLINSNQYSTKQIAKAFSIPTSKLGIESAHTSVVQENLDYIQNSLDHYFSVFNSENNVKLLDFKDRLKLHFEFDVSRLLKLDTKTNIEESIKMWQNGGINHDEYRKRLGYQPDSDQHHYYVMSNYIPLDEAHLTLKGGDTNAKTGNKSD
- a CDS encoding HK97 family phage prohead protease — encoded protein: MPKLETRAINTDLTASDDETRTVSGTAVVFNRDSEDLGGFIEKVDPHAFDGVDLRDVFMLFNHDYNAVLCRTIANTLELTLDDAGLHFKASLPDTSIGRDTYENVRNGNIQGCSFGFTVNEDKWDTSSTVYRRDVLKIGELYEITLTPIPAYKDTDVSVAQRFIKQKTSELDKLKAELELMTI